From the Synechococcus sp. KORDI-49 genome, the window TTCTTGGGCTCGGCCTGCTGCTGGCCCTGCTGGCGAGCGGAACGGCGCTGCTGCGATTCGCCCCCTGGAGCGCACGGGAACGTGATCTGACGCCCTACACCGTGCTGGCCGAAACCGGCTCCCTGTCCGGTGTGATCACCGCCAGTGGCGAACTGCAGGCCGACCGCCGCGTGAACATCAGCCCCCGCAAACAGGGGCTTCTCAAGGAGCTGATGGTGGATGAGGGGGATGTCGTCGAGGCCGGCCAGGTCGTGGCGCTGATGGATCCGGGGGATTACGGCGACCGCCTCGACGAACGCCGTGCGCTGCTGCGCCAGGCGGAAGCCAACTTCCTCGGCAAACGGGATGAATTCGAGCGGCGACGCCAGCTCCATGAGCAGGAGGTGGTGAGCGCTGATGACTTCAGTCGCGTGCGCAATCAGATGCTGGCCAGCCAGGCGGCCGTCATCGCCGCACGGGAACGGATCCAGCAGCTGGAGGAAGAAGGCCGGGAACTGCGGATCCGCGCCCCCTTCAGCGGCACGATCACCGCCCGTTTCGCCGAACCCGGCGCCTTCGTGACGCCGACAACCACGGCCTCGGCCAACGCAGGGGCCACCAGCTCCTCGATCGTCGAGCTGTCCCAGGGACGCGAGGTGGCCGCCAAGGTTCCGGAGAGCGACATCGGACGGATCGCCTTGGGGCAGCAGGCGGAGATCCGGGTGGATGCCTTCCCTGACGAACGCTTTCAGGCGACGGTGAATGAAATCGCGCCACGGGCCGAGAAACGCGACAACGTCACCTCGTTCACGGTGAAGCTGCAGCTGAAGGATCCTCCGGAGCGGCTGCGGATCGGCATGACGGCCGATATCAATTTCCAGACCGGTCGCAGCGCACCGAAAACCCTCGTTCCCACCGTTGCGATCGTCACGGAGAACGGCAAACCCGGCGTGCTGCTGGTGGGCGAACAGCAGCAGCCCAGTTTCCAGGCGGTGGAGCTGGGCAGCAGCAGCGGCGATCGCACGGCGATCTTGAATGGCCTGCCATCCGGCACTCGCGTGTTCATCGACCTGCCCCCCTGGGCGAAGCGTGAGCGCAACTGACCCTGATCACCCCTGCTGAGAATGCCCGAGGCCGCCGACAAGCCCCTGCTGCTGCTCGTGGACGGCCACTCGCTGGCCTTCCGCAGCTTCTACGCCTTCAGCAAGGGAGGTGAAGGGGGTCTGGCCACCAAGGACGGTCGACCGACCAGCGTCACCTACGGCTTCCTCAAATCCCTGCTGGATATCGGTAGAAGCCTGACCCCCCAGGGCGTCGCCATCGCCTTCGACACCGCTGAGCCCACCTTCCGGCATGTCGCGGATGCGAACTACAAGGCACACCGGGATGTCGCCCCGGAGGTGTTCTTCCAGGATCTCGAGCAGCTGCAGGAGATCCTGCGGGAGCAGCTGCAGCTGCCCCTGTGCATGGCTCCGGGGTATGAGGCCGATGACGTGCTCGGCACGCTGGCGAACCGCTCAGCTGAGCAGGGTTGGCGGGTGCGGATCCTCTCCGGCGACCGCGACCTGTTCCAGCTTGTCGACGACCGGCGGGACATCGCCGTTCTGTACATGGGAGGCGGCCCCTACGCCAAGAACAGCGGCCCGACCCTGATCGATGAGGAGGGTGTGGTCGGCAAGCTCGGGGTGATGCCGGAGAAGGTGGTGGACCTGAAGGCCCTCACCGGCGACAGCTCCGACAACATCCCCGGCGTTCGTGGGGTGGGGCCCAAAACCGCCATCAACCTGCTCAAGGAGAACGGCGACCTCGATGCCATCTATGCGGCTCTCTCCGAGGTGGAGGCGGAGGGTCCGAAGGCCAGCCGCGGTGCGATCAAGGGAGCCCTGAAGGGAAAGCTGAGCAGCGATCGGGACAACGCCTATCTCTCCCGCAAGCTGGCCGAGATCCTGGTGGACATCCCGCTGCCGGAGGAACCTCGCCTGCCGCTGGCGGCCGTGAATGCCGCCGCTCTCAGCAGCAGCCTGGAGGATCTGGAACTCAACAGCCTGCTGCGGCAGGTGAACGGTTTCACCGTCACCTTCTCCGCCGCAGGCACGGCGGCAGCCCCGACAGGCGGTGACGATGACGGTGCCAAGGACGGCAAGGTCAGGGCAGACATTGTTGAGGACGCCGGTGCTGACGACCGGACTCCGATGCTGCGGCCCCAGCTGATCAGCACAGCAGCCGACCTCGCTGCCCTGATGCAACGGCTGATGGCCATCACCGACGCCGCCACACCGGTTGCACTCGACACCGAGACCACGGCCCTGAACCCGTTCCAGGCCGAGCTGGTGGGCATCGGTGTCTGCTGGGGAGACGAGCCGGAAGCCCTCGCCTACATCCCGATCGGCCATCGGCCGGCGGAGGATCTCACCTCGGAACAGATCCAGCAGTTGCCGCTGGAGAGCGTGCTCACCGCCCTGGCCCCGTGGCTGGCCAGCGGCGATCACCCCAAAGCGCTGCAGAACGCCAAGTACGACCGGCTGATCCTGCTGCGCCACGGCCTGGCCCTCGAGGGCGTGGTGATCGACACACTGCTGGCCGACTACCTGCGTGATGCCGCGGCCAAGCATGGCCTGGAGGTGATGGCTGAGCGGGAATTCGGGTTTTCGCCCACTGCCTACAGCGATCTGGTGGGAAAGAAGCAGACCTTCGCCGATGTGGCGATCGAACCCGCCAGCCTGTACTGCGGCATGGATGTGCACGTGACCCGGCGTCTGGCCCTGCGGCTGCGCGGGCAGCTCGAAGCCATGGGCCCCCAGATGGTTCAGCTGCTGATGCAGGTGGAACAACCGCTGGAACCGGTGCTGGCCCTGATGGAAGCCACCGGCATCCGCATCGATGTTCCCTACCTGGCGGAACTCTCCAGTGAGATGGGCAGCACCCTGGAGCGGCTGGAGGCCGACGCGAAACAGGCGGCCGGCACCGACTTCAACCTGGGTTCGCCGAAACAGCTCGGTGAACTGCTGTTCGGCACCCTGGGACTCGACCGCAGGAAATCCCGGCGCACCAAAACCGGCTTCAGCACAGATGCCACCGTGCTGGAGAAGCTCGAAAACGATCATCCGGTGGTGCCGCTGGTGCTGGAGCACCGGGTGCTCAGCAAGCTCAAGAGCACCTATGTGGATGCGCTTCCCCAGCTGGTGGAAGCAGAGACCGGACGGGTGCACACCGATTTCAACCAGGCGGTCACAGCCACGGGTCGCCTCAGCAGCAGCAACCCGAATCTGCAGAACATCCCGGTTCGCACCGAGTACAGCCGACGCATCCGCAAGGCCTTCCTGCCCCAGAAGGGATGGACGCTGATCAGCGCCGACTATTCCCAGATCGAGCTGCGCATCCTCACCCACCTCTCCGGAGAAGACGTGCTGCAGGAGGCCTATCGCTCAGGAGACGACGTGCACGCTCTCACCGCGCGGCTTCTGCTCGAGAAGGATGAGATCTCCTCCGATGAACGACGCCTCGGGAAGACGATCAATTTCGGTGTGATCTACGGCATGGGGGCGCAGCGTTTCGCACGGGAGACCGGCGTCTCCCAGGCGGAGGCCAAGGAGTTCCTAACGAAGTACAAGCAGCGCTACCCGAACGTGTTCGCCTTCCTGGAGCTGCAGGAACGGCTGGCCCTGAGCCGCGGTTACGTGGAGACGATCCTGGGTCGCCGCCGCCCGTTCCACTTCGACCGCAACGGTCTGGGTCGGTTGCTCGGGAAGGATCCGCTGGAGATCGATCTGGATGTGGCCCGGCGAGGCGGCATGGAGGCACAGCAGCTGCGGGCCGCCGCCAATGCTCCGATCCAGGGTTCCAGCGCCGACATCATCAAGGTGGCGATGGTGCAGCTTCAGGCGGCGCTGCAGAGCCAGGCACTGCCGGCGCGGCTGCTGTTGCAGGTGCACGACGAACTGGTGCTGGAAGTGGAGCCGGACGCGTTGGAAGCCACCCGCAACCTGGTGGTGACCACCATGGAAAACGCCGTGCAGCTCAGTGTTCCTCTGGTGGCGGAAACAGGGGTCGGCGCCAACTGGATGGAAGCGAAATAGCTCCTGCAGGGAACGCCGTAATCTCAGCTTCAGCTCTTGAACAGCTGTGTCGCTGCGGCTCACCAACACTCTCACCCGCCGCACGGAGCCGTTCACACCGCTGACCCCAGGCAAAGCGAGCATCTACTGCTGCGGTGTCACGGTCTACGACCTCTGCCATCTGGGCCATGCCCGCAGTTACATCAACTGGGACGTCCTGCGTCGGTTTCTGATCTGGCGCGGACTGGAGGTGACCTTCGTTCAGAACTTCACCGACATCGACGACAAGATCCTTAAACGGGCCTCCGAGCAGAACAGCTCGATGACGGAGGTGAGCGAACGCAACATCGACGCCTTCCACCAGGACATGGATGCGCTGGGGATCCTGAGGCCGGACCGGATGCCCCGCGCCACTCAGTGCCTCGATGGCATCCGCAATCTGATCAGCGAACTTGAGGCCAAAGGAGCCGCCTACAGCGCCGGCGGCGATGTCTATTTCGCTGTGATGAAACATGCCGGCTACGGCAAGCTGAGCGGCCGCGACCTCAGCGAGCAGCAGGACAATGCCGCCGGTCGGATCGCGGATGCCGAGGAGGCTCGCAAGCAGCATCCTTTCGACTTCGCGCTCTGGAAAGGGGCCAAGCCGGAGGAGCCGAGCTTCCCCTCGCCCTGGGGAGACGGGCGTCCGGGCTGGCACATCGAATGCTCCGCCATGGTGCGGGCGGAACTGGGCGACACGATCGACATCCATCTGGGCGGTGCCGATCTGGTGTTCCCCCACCACGAGAACGAGATCGCTCAGTCGGAAGCCGCCACCGGCCGCCAGCTGGCCCAGGTGTGGATGCACAACGGCATGGTCAATGTGGGCGGACAGAAGATGAGCAAATCGCTCGGGAACTTCACCACCATCCGCGCCCTTCTGGAGAGCGGTGTCTCCGCCATGACCCTGCGCCTGTTCGTGCTGCAGGCGCATTACCGCAAACCGCTTGATTTCACCGCTGAAGCCCTGGAAGCCGCCGCCACCGGCTGGAAGGGGCTCAATGCAGCCCTTGGCCTGGGCGACCGTCACGGTGTTCCCCTCGGCTGGGGCAGTCCCTCTCCCTTGCCGGATGGGGCGCTCCAGAGCGGCAGCGGCTCCGCCGACCAGGCTCTGCAGGGCCTGGAACAACGCTTCATCGAAGCGATGGACGATGACCTGAACAGCTCAGGTGCTCTCGCTGTGCTCTTTGATCTGGCCAAGCCCCTGCGGGCTCTGGCCAACCGGCTGGAGCGCGGCGATGCCGCCGGCCTGCCCGGCGAGGAAGTGCAGACCCTGGCGACCCGCTGGCTGCTGCTGCGCGATCTG encodes:
- a CDS encoding efflux RND transporter periplasmic adaptor subunit, whose amino-acid sequence is MLKTEQRPALQPTPTVPDSPPPQRSFLQRNRLLGLGLLLALLASGTALLRFAPWSARERDLTPYTVLAETGSLSGVITASGELQADRRVNISPRKQGLLKELMVDEGDVVEAGQVVALMDPGDYGDRLDERRALLRQAEANFLGKRDEFERRRQLHEQEVVSADDFSRVRNQMLASQAAVIAARERIQQLEEEGRELRIRAPFSGTITARFAEPGAFVTPTTTASANAGATSSSIVELSQGREVAAKVPESDIGRIALGQQAEIRVDAFPDERFQATVNEIAPRAEKRDNVTSFTVKLQLKDPPERLRIGMTADINFQTGRSAPKTLVPTVAIVTENGKPGVLLVGEQQQPSFQAVELGSSSGDRTAILNGLPSGTRVFIDLPPWAKRERN
- the polA gene encoding DNA polymerase I, with product MPEAADKPLLLLVDGHSLAFRSFYAFSKGGEGGLATKDGRPTSVTYGFLKSLLDIGRSLTPQGVAIAFDTAEPTFRHVADANYKAHRDVAPEVFFQDLEQLQEILREQLQLPLCMAPGYEADDVLGTLANRSAEQGWRVRILSGDRDLFQLVDDRRDIAVLYMGGGPYAKNSGPTLIDEEGVVGKLGVMPEKVVDLKALTGDSSDNIPGVRGVGPKTAINLLKENGDLDAIYAALSEVEAEGPKASRGAIKGALKGKLSSDRDNAYLSRKLAEILVDIPLPEEPRLPLAAVNAAALSSSLEDLELNSLLRQVNGFTVTFSAAGTAAAPTGGDDDGAKDGKVRADIVEDAGADDRTPMLRPQLISTAADLAALMQRLMAITDAATPVALDTETTALNPFQAELVGIGVCWGDEPEALAYIPIGHRPAEDLTSEQIQQLPLESVLTALAPWLASGDHPKALQNAKYDRLILLRHGLALEGVVIDTLLADYLRDAAAKHGLEVMAEREFGFSPTAYSDLVGKKQTFADVAIEPASLYCGMDVHVTRRLALRLRGQLEAMGPQMVQLLMQVEQPLEPVLALMEATGIRIDVPYLAELSSEMGSTLERLEADAKQAAGTDFNLGSPKQLGELLFGTLGLDRRKSRRTKTGFSTDATVLEKLENDHPVVPLVLEHRVLSKLKSTYVDALPQLVEAETGRVHTDFNQAVTATGRLSSSNPNLQNIPVRTEYSRRIRKAFLPQKGWTLISADYSQIELRILTHLSGEDVLQEAYRSGDDVHALTARLLLEKDEISSDERRLGKTINFGVIYGMGAQRFARETGVSQAEAKEFLTKYKQRYPNVFAFLELQERLALSRGYVETILGRRRPFHFDRNGLGRLLGKDPLEIDLDVARRGGMEAQQLRAAANAPIQGSSADIIKVAMVQLQAALQSQALPARLLLQVHDELVLEVEPDALEATRNLVVTTMENAVQLSVPLVAETGVGANWMEAK
- the cysS gene encoding cysteine--tRNA ligase codes for the protein MSLRLTNTLTRRTEPFTPLTPGKASIYCCGVTVYDLCHLGHARSYINWDVLRRFLIWRGLEVTFVQNFTDIDDKILKRASEQNSSMTEVSERNIDAFHQDMDALGILRPDRMPRATQCLDGIRNLISELEAKGAAYSAGGDVYFAVMKHAGYGKLSGRDLSEQQDNAAGRIADAEEARKQHPFDFALWKGAKPEEPSFPSPWGDGRPGWHIECSAMVRAELGDTIDIHLGGADLVFPHHENEIAQSEAATGRQLAQVWMHNGMVNVGGQKMSKSLGNFTTIRALLESGVSAMTLRLFVLQAHYRKPLDFTAEALEAAATGWKGLNAALGLGDRHGVPLGWGSPSPLPDGALQSGSGSADQALQGLEQRFIEAMDDDLNSSGALAVLFDLAKPLRALANRLERGDAAGLPGEEVQTLATRWLLLRDLAAVLGLRHEAEAAAALDDTAIDAAIADRTAAKAAKNYAEADRIRAELTAQGIELIDKPGGITEWIRS